The DNA segment CGTAGATTTCCCGCGTGCTCGCGGCGTGTCCGCCCCCTCGACGACTCCTCCCCCGCCGTCGAGCCCGCCGACCATCGACGCCCTGCCGCCCTTCGAGCTGCGGGCCTTGCGGATCACCGATGCCGGATGGGGGGCCGGATGGGAGCTGCGCCCGGCCCCTCCCCGTCGTTCCTGGATGGACGGGCATCCGCATGCCTACCACTGTTTGCCTCTGGTGGTGGCCAACCAGTGGGGATGGCAGATTCATTGTCCCGTGGATGTGAGAATCGTCTGGGACGGCTCGCCCGAGCTGGCGGGCCTGGTGGTCGAAGTCGACCCTGAGTACCAGGTGACCGTCAAGAGCCAGTTCGGCCAGGGAATCGTCACGTTTTCGCCTCCGTGGATGTTTCGGACCCCTCCCGGATGGGACCTTTGGGCCAAGGGGCCGGTCAACGCCTGGAAGGCGAATTGCGTGCCCCTGGAAGGGATCATCGAGACATGGTGGCTCCCTTACACGTTTACCTTCAACTGGAAGCTCGTCGAGCCCGGTGAGGTCACGTTTGCGAAGGGAGAAGCCATCGGCCAGATCCTTCCCGTGCCTCATCAGACCTTCGCCGAGGCTCGGGCGATCGAGGAACCACTCAGTGTCGAGCCCGAACTGATGGCGCAGATGGCCTCCTGGCGCGATGAGCGGCAGCGGCGAGCGGGGCAGCGGCATCAAAATCACTTGATGTACCGCAAGGCGCAGGATGTCGATGGCCACCTGGTCCGGGTTCCCGTACCTTCGGTCGGGCCACGACCTCGCCCCACCGCCTCCGACTCTCCCGACGATCCCCAGGCCGGGCGTTGAGGCCGGGCTACAGCCGTCGACCGATCCGGGCAGAGAATCGCTGGCGTTTTGACAGCCTCGGGTCGGCCGGTTAGTCTACTCCCGAAGCGTCTGAATCATGGACAGACGACGCGGGCATCCGTCCCTCGGAGCTGATCCCGGCGGATCGACGAGCTGGCCAGACCGACCAGGCTCTCTTGCGATCGGAGCCGAGGTCCGAGTCCCACGATGCTCGATGTGGTCATCGGGACCTTTTGATTTGCTGGGGCAGGGACTGGCCCGATTCCGACCGAGGGGCCAGAGCCAATGGCGACGACGACCAAAGTTCACGTGACGTGTCCCGGCTGTTCGCGGGTTCTCCGCGTCCATCGCGAACACCTCGGCCGACGGGCGCAATGCAAGTACTGCGACGCCTCCCTGGTGATCGTCGCGGACCCCCCGGCCCCCGACCGCTCCGAAGCGGCCTCGATGGACCCGATTCCCGACGCCGACCGCCTCGCGTCTCCGGCCATTGCATCCGAGACCGGCCCCGCCCCGGATGCCCTGATCGCCGAACGAGACGCCCTGATCGCTGAACGAGACGCCCTGATCGCCGATCGGGACGCCTTGCAGACGCGGCTCGACGCGGTCGAAGCCGACGCCACCACTCAGCGCAACGATCTGATCGCCCGGCACGAGCTTGCCCTTGCCGAGCTTCAATCGGGGATCGAGGCCGATCGGGAGCGGCTCGCCACCGATCATGAGACTCGTTTGCAGGAGGCCGACCGCGTTCGAGATGCCCTGCAAAGCGAGCGAGACGCCCTGCAAAGCGAGCGAGATGCCCTGATCGCCGAACGAGACGCCCTGGTCACCGAGCGAGACGCCTTTCGGAATGAACGGGACTCCCTCCGCAAGCATGCCGATCGTCTTCAGGCCGAATCGACCGAGCTTGCCGAAACCCTCGAGAGGCTTCGCGGTGAGGCCGAGGCCGAGCGGGCTCGCCTGACCGAGCTGCTTGCCGCGACCCGAGCCGAGGCCGAGGCCGAGCGGGCTCGCCTGGTTGCCGAGCATGACACCGCTCGGACCGAGGCCGAGCATCGGCGGACCGAGCTGTCGAAGCAACTCGCCTCCTCCCGCGCCGAGGCCGAGACGATCGGCCGTGACCGAGATGCCCTGCGGACGGAACTGGCAACGGTTGGCGAACAATTGCAGCAGACCGAATCGTCTGTCCAGGACCTGCGCCGTCAGCTTGCCGAAGCTCAGGAGCAGGCCAGGGCCGAGCAGAATCGCTTGACCCTTGAACGGGATGACGCCCTCCGCTCGGGAGCCTCCGCCACCGAGCGCGGCCACGCTCTGGCCAGGCAGCTTGCACAGCTTCAATCCGATCGTGAGGCTCTAGCCAAACGGTTCCAGACGCTTCAGGCCGACCGTGATGCGCTCGCCGAACAGTTCCAGGCGCTTCAGGCCGACCGGGACGCGGTGGCCGCCGATCGAGAAGCGACCCGCAACGAGCTGGCTCAGGCCCGCCGAGAGGCCGAGGAGGCCGCCGCCTCTCACGAGCGTGATCTGGCCGAGGCGACCCGCGCCCTCGAAGCCGAGAACAACCGATCGGAGTCTCTCCGCAGCGAGATTGCGGATCTCACCGAGGCCCGCAACACGCTCCGGGAGGAACTGACTTCGGCTCAGGGACGCATTAAGGCGCTCGACACCCAGCTTGCCGAGGCCCTGACCGCCAGTTTCCAGCTCCGGTCGTTGCTCCGCCGCACCGGCTTGCCGTTCTGATCGAACACCGAGTCGGGGGGTAACGAGACGAGGCTCTCCAGCCCCCCCAACCGGCGTTTCCCTCAGCCGACGATCACCCGGCCGGGGCCGTCGCCGTCGTCGGGTTCTTCGAGGAGGATCCGGCGATCGAGGAACGCGGCGATCGTCCGGATGTTGGTTCGCAGGTGCTCGGTGACTCGGGAGACGGTGTAGAGGCTCCGCCCTTCGGCCAGGGCGAGCGGCAGCAGGAGTTGATCGGCGCTGTGGAAATCGACCGCCCCCTGGCCGGGGGCGTGCAGGTGGTCGAGCAACTCGGCCACGGCCTCGGCGGCGACCTCCTCGGCCGGTTTTCCTCGGGCGCCGAGGCCGACAAACGTGCTCGGCGGCGTCTCGCTGTCGTGCTCGGCCACCAGTGCGATCGCGGCTCCCGGAGCCGGGCCGGACCAGTGGGCCAGGTCGATGGCGATCTCAGTGTCGAGCCCCGCCTCGTTGAGCAAGGCAACGGCGCGGTCTCTCATCCGGTCGGCCACCCGTCGAGCGTCCAGCTTGCAGGCCCCGGCCACCCCCGAGATCCGCACGAGTGCCCCGCGGCGATCGGCGATCAACGGCCGGGGCGTTCCCGGCTCGATCCAGGCGTCGAGCCTTCCGCCGCCTTGCGGGTAAAACCCGGCTTCGGGCATCGCCAGGGCCAGGTCGAGCCCCATCTGTTTGAGGTACGCCCGCCAGGTCCGGTCGAGGAAGGGGAAGGACGGAGCCTTCAGGTTGAACGTGCCGCCGGTCAACGACACCCGGACCCCGCGATCGGCCCGTAAGGCGATCGGCAAGGCCAGTGTTTGCAGGACCAGGCAGGTGGACCCCGCCGTGCCGATGTCGATGTCCAGGTCGGTCGGCTCGAACGGCCGGGGGCGGAAGGTCAGGGCATGCGAGCCGACGGTCGCCCCTTGCACCGTCGCTCCCGAGAGCTTCGCGGCGGCCATCACGGCCGATCGGTGCTGCGGACGCAGGCCGGGTCGGTCTCGATTGGCCCGGATTCGGGAGATCCGGAACGGTCGGCCGGTGAGCATCGCCAGGGTCAGGGCGGTTCGGAGAATCTGGCCCCCCCCTTCCCCATCGGCGCCGTCCAGCTCCACCAGACGGTTCGAGGAGGATCGGATCGGGAAGCTGCAGGCGGGTCCTGGCGATGGGGGCAATCCGTCGTCGTCGTCCATCGGGGCGAACCTCGGAAGCGGGGCCGGGGCCGGTCCGCTCCATCGGTTCGCCGTCAGGCGATGCGGTCCGAAGGAGGGGCCATGACCGGCGTGCGACCGCCAGCGCCGGGCCGGCCCGATCGCCGCGTCGTCATCCCCGGTCGGAGTCGGCGTCCATTCCATTCGATGCGCTCCCTGGTCATCCGGTTCGCAACCTGAGGACCGCGTCTCGGGGATTTCTGGAGGGCATCCCCGGACCGACCCGCTCCGACCCGACCGCTTGGCCGTCACTCCTGGCCAGTCGATCCGCCGGGAGTGACCGGCTCGACACCAAGCTCGCTCGGATCGACACGGCGGAGATTGTTGGGCGGGGTCACGGGCTCGACCCAGGGAATCTCGGTCGCGCCGGCCGAGGTGGCCCAGATGAAAACGACCGTCTGAAGCAGGCGATCGCTCTTGGGCTCGGTCTTGGTAAAGAGGAAGTGCCCCAGGCTCCCCGGCCGATCGGGCCAGCAGCCGAGGATCAAGACCTGCTCGGGCTCAAGTGTGAGCTTGGCCGTCAGGTCCCGAAAGCTTTCTTCGAGCTTCCCCTCGCGCATCACGAACTGCTCGGGCTCGAACGGGCCGAGGTTCTCGGCCGGGGCGTAGCGGAGCTGATCCGAGCCGTGGTGAATCTCGGGGACCACCCGCATCGCCATGCCGCCGTCGGCCTGCGAGGCCGAGACGCGCATCGCTCCCGTCGCCTGCTCGTAGTCTCGCCCGACCGCGCCGTTGCCGAGGCTCAGAAAGAGCGTTTTGTGCTCAACCGCCTGGTCAGGCCCGAGCATGATCGGCGTGGCGTGGCCATCGGGCACGGCCACGATGGTCGGGTCGATCCGCTGGCCGACGGGGGCCTCGGGGCTGAGCATCTCCTCGATCTCGGGAGGAAACACCGTATCGACCACGGCCACCCGCAAGCCGTTGGCTTCGAGCCGTTGCCGCTGCTCGGGGGGGATGATGTGCTCGTCGGCCGCCGTCCAGAGGATTTCGCGCAGTTCCGGGTCGTCGACCGGCCGGGTGGCGATCATCACCTTCAGGGCGATCCGCCGAGGGGCGAGCAGCTCGACCAGTTGCTCGTTGCCCATCCCCCCGGCGCTGACTCCCGATCGATCCGGATCGGCCGGAGGCTTGATCAGGGAACAGCCCACGGCCATCGTGACCGCGGCGACCGTCGAACAGGCCAGGGCCCACAGGTTGCGGTCCATCGGCGGAGTCCTTTCCGCTCGGTGTCTCTGGCAACGCGGATGGGTCGGCCCAATCCGCCACGCTCGGAACGCCCGGTCCGTCCCTGGCGTCTCATGATTGCGGACTCTAGGCAACCTGCCCTGCCCTGTCAATCGCGACCTTCGAGGACCGCCCCCTTCCTCACGGACCCTTCACCGAGGCCGACGGGCAGTAGGTCAGGCCGCCGCTCGGGAAAATCCGAACGCGAGGAGCCGCCGACCCCGACGATGGCATCAGGCGGGCGAGGCGATGCCGGAGTTCGTCCGGATCGGAGAACAGCCGAATTGGCCCAAGCCGGGGGCCGATCCGATCGCGCAAAGGGGGAGCATACACCAGCACGTCTCGATCGACCACCAGCTCCCGGGCCCATCGGACCATGAACGAGGCGGCACTGCCCGAGGCCGCCGTCACGCGATCGGCCATCGCCAGGCCGCGACGCATGACCACGCCACCCGGAGCCCCCGTGGCGGCAATCGCCCGCATGACCGGCATGGGAAAGGAACGGTCAATCTCCGTCGGATCGGTCCAGAACAGGCCGACCAGCGCCCCGCCGCTCCGGCAGGCGGATCGGTGATTGAGCAAGACCTTGAAGCTCTGCATCGGGTCGCCCGGCCACGGAGCGTTGCCGGCGATCACCACGTCGGCTGGTTCGGCGGCCGGGGATCGGTAGCGCCGGGCGGCCTCGGCGGCGAGGTGATCCTGCACGGCGTCGGGGTGCCCGCTCGCCACCCGAAAGACCTGGCCCGGCGGCCCGAGGATATGACTGATCGACACACAGGGGCCGAGCAAGCTCGCCGCCCTTCGGATCGCCCGCCGCATCGGGTTCGCCTCGGCGATCGAGCCGAGCAAGGCCCCGGCGTCTCCTCCCAGGCCGACCCGGTGAATCGCTCCCAGGGTTGAGCGATGGCTCGTTCCCGGGAAGATAAGCTTGTATCCTCCTCCGAACCCTGCCTGGAGATGCGGCAACACTGAACCGATCAAGATTCGGAGATCCGCCTGCGCCACGGGTCGAAAGACCCGGACCGGAATGCCGTCGGCCGTCGTCCCGAGATCCTCGTATTGAGCCAGGTCATCGACCGGAGGACTGAAACACGGGTACGACGCGGCCACCTCGTCGCCGACCCTGCGCCTCATGGCCTCGGCATCGACCGCGTGATGGCGACCGACACCGGCACTGATGCTGATGTCGGATTCGGAGACCCCGCTGGCCCTGAGCCGATCCAGGACGATCGGCAGGGCTTCCCGAACCGGGGTCCAGCGCGAGGGGTCGTCCACGACGATTGCGACGGTGGACCCTGGACCGACCAGGGCCTCGATGGGGTCCATGCCTCCCATCGGAGCATCGAGCGCGGTGGTCAAGGCCGCCTGGTAGTCCGCGATTGACCCGCCGAGCACGGGCTGAATCACCTCCGGCTCGGGCCAGGAGTCCGGGAGCTTCAGTTCCAGCGGCGGCTCGTCTCCCCAGGGAATCGCAACGGCGGACGGCATGGTAGATTGATCCTTCAAGCAATGGGAGGATTCGTGTCTGTTGAGTTCTGCATCTTTGAAGGAAAAGCCAAAGGGCCGTTTGGGTGTCCTGGCGAGGGGTCGAGGTGGTGCCGGAACCAGAGTTCGAGCATGAGCAAGGCCCAGAGGCGGTAGGCGTGGTCGCGTCGGCCGTCGGCGTGCTCGGCGATCATCCGCTCGATCGCCTCGGGGCGGAAAAGGTCGCGGCCGAGGCTGACCGGGTCGAGCAGGACGGCACGAAGTTCGTCGCGGAGGTCGCCGCGGAACCAGCGGTCGATCGGCACGCCGAAACCCATCTTCGAGCGGGTCCGGATCGGTGGGGGAATGAAATCGGCAAACGCTCGCTTGAGAATGACTTTCGATCGCCCTTTGCTGAGCCGGAGCTTGCGATCGAGCGGCAGGGCCAGGGCCAGCTCGACGACCCGGTGATCGAGGAACGGCCCGCGGCATTCGAGCCCGTGGGCCATGCTGGCAATGTCCACTTTTGTGAGCAAGTCCCCAGGCAAGTAGGTAAGAAGGTCGGCAACCATCGCCTGCGTGACCGGATCACGGTCTGAGGCCACGTTGAGCGCCCGGTCGAGGACGAGGGCCGGATCGGCCTCGTCGGGTTCACGATCGGCGGCCTGGGTCAGTTCCTCAAGGAACGGGTCGGCATAGAGGCCGGCCCGGGTCTCCTCATCGAAGCTGGTCATCCAGCGGAGGTATCGAGCCGTCGGGGAAAGGCCGACCGCTTCAAGCCACCGCTTCGCGGCCCGGAGCTTCGTCTTGGCACGGCTTGAGGCCGGGAGGGATCGGGCGACCGGGCCGCCGAGCCATCGGCCGATCCCGCCGGGCACTTTGGCCACGGCTTCGGCCAGGGCGATCCCCCGGTATCGGTCGTAGCCGCCGAACAGCTCGTCGCCGGCGTCTCCGGTCAGGGCGACGGTGACATGCTCGCGGGTCATCCGAGCGACGTGCCAGGTGGGAAGGGCCGAGCTGTCGGCGAACGGCTCGTCGAAGTGCCAGGCCAGGCCAGGGAGGGTTTCCCAGGCCTCGGGCTTGACGACGAAGGCATGATGCTCGGTCCCGAGAAACTCGGCGGCCATCCGGGCATACGAGGTTTCATCAAACGCCGGATCATCAAAGCCGATGGAAAATGTTTTGACGCGATGAGTCGCGTGCCGTTGCATCAGGCCGACGATGATCGTCGAGTCGATGCCACCAGAGAGAAACGCGCCGAGGGGCACATCGGCGGCCATTTGCTCGCGGACGGCGTCGGAAAGGGTGGCGCGGAGGTACTCGGCGTCTTGCTCGACCGGCCGATTGATTTCGAGATTCCAGTCGGGCTCCCAGTAACGGTGCAGCTCCACATGCCCGTCGTGCCAGACGAGGGTGTGGGCCGGGGGGAGCTTGTGAACATCCTGAAGGATCGTCCGAGGATGCGGGATGTATCCATAGGTCAGGTAGCGATCGAGTGAGAGCGGGTCGATCCGTCTTGGCAGATCTGATTCGGGCAGGGTGAGTAGCGCCTTCAATTCGCTGGCAAAGAGGATGCGGTCGGGTGCGACCCGGTAGACGAGGGGTTTCTGGCCGAGGCGGTCGCGGGTCAGGACGAGCCGCTTGCGAGGGGCGTCCCAGACGGCGATGGCGAACATGCCGCGGAGCAATCGGGGGAAGCCGGGGCCTTCGTCTTCATAGAGGTGGCTGATGACCTCGGTGTCACCGGCCGATCGGAGGGTGTGGCCTCGGGCTTCGAGGCGGTTTCGGAGTTCGGGAAAGTTGTAGATTTCTCCATTAAAGGCGACATGGATGGTGCCGTCCTCGTTGCTCATCGGCTGGTGGCCGCCGGGCAGGTCGAGGATGGAGAGGCGGCGGAACCCGAGGGCGGCGTGGGCGTCTCGGAAAAGGCCCAGGTCGTCCGGTCCTCGGTGTTCGAGGCGAGCGATCATCGCGCCGAGCTGCGCATCGGTCGGGCCGGCTCCCGAGGTGGTCCAGGCTGCCCCGCAAATGCCGCACATCGCGTTCACCGATCTTTGGGTAGAATGAACGGGGGTGATGGTTTGTCGCGGTCGCTCGTCGATCGAGGTCGAAACGGAGGATGCCTCATGCCTGGCCCGTTTCCTGGAATGGACCCCTACCTGGAAGAGAAGGCCCTCTGGCCGGGGGTCCATCAGGCGTTCATGACGTTTGTGTGGGGGACGCTCAACGAACTGCTGCCTGAGCGTTACGTGGCCAATCTGAACGAGCGGTTGTACATCGATGAGCCGAATCGGTCGATCATTCCCGATGCCGCGGTTTACGAACGATCATCACCGGGAGGGAGAGGCTGGGGCAACCCCGGGGCGTCGGCGTCGGCCGGGGTGGCGGTGCTGGATGAACCCTGGGTGCTGGAAACGCCGTTGGAGCCGATCCGGGAAGGGTTTGTCGAGATCCTGCCGGCGAGGGAGCCGGATCGGGTGGTGACGGTGATTGAGTTGCTGAGCCCCTCGAACAAGGCGTTGGGGACGACCGGCCGCGAGGCGTATCTGGCCAAGCAGGACGAAGTCCTCAAAAGCCCGGCCCACCTGATCGAGATCGACCTACTCCGGTCGGGAGAGCATACCGTGGCGGCCCCCCGGGATGCGCTGGCTCGCCGAGGGATTTACGACTACCTCGTGAGCCTGAACCGGGCGACGCGCCGGATTCGGTTCGAGGTCTGGGCCAGGACGATCCGAGATCGCCTGCCTCGGATCGCCGTTCCGTTGCTCGATGATGATCCCGACCTGGTGCTTGACCTGCAACCGCTGCTCGATCGCTGTTATGACCTCGGGGCCTATGCCCGCCGGATCGACTACGGGAATGACCCGGTTCCTCCCCTGACCAGGGCCGACGCCGAGTGGGTCGACCTCTTGCTCCGCGAGCGGGGCCTGCGGAAATGAGCGGCGTCCGAGGCCCCGAAGTTTGATCACGATGTCAGAGGGTTACGATGCTCGTGTCAGCCGCCCAGAGACCAGGCGGCGAGCTGGACGGTGCCCTTGATGGTTTTCATCGCTTCGGTGACGGCGCTGTGTTCGAATCCGGAGTGCATCTTGCAGTTCTGACAGCGGCGGTCCTGGCGGCTTTCCCAGTAGGCCCAGTCGGTGGTTTGCCAGAACTCGTTCCAGTCGTCGTAGTATCCCTCGCCTTCGATCAGGTAGCAGGGGGCCTTCCAGCCTTTCGGAGTGTAGTTGACGGTTGACCAGGGGGCACAGGGAAGCTCTCGAAGTCCGGCGGCGAATTCGAGGAAGGCTGGGGTGGCGCTGACCTTGTACTTCTTCGAGAAGGCACGGATGGCCTTGAATTTCTCGTGAATCTGCTCCTTGGTCAGGAAGACGTCGGCGTCGACGCTTTCATATTCGTATCCGGGTGAAATGAGAATGCCCTTGGCTTTGAGTTCATCGACCAGTTTGCACAGTTCCTCGACTTCGGCCACATCGGTTTGCTTGTAGACGGTGGTGTTTAAGTAAAGAGTATACCCCAGATCCTTGCCCTTGCGGATGGCCTCGATTGCGGTGTCGAAGACGCCGGCGCGCTTGGTGATGTAGTCATGAGTTTCGCGCATGCCGTCGAGGTGGATCATCAGGAACAGGTGATCGCTCGGCGGGATGATGCCGTAGAACTTGTCGTGCAGGCGGAGGGCATTGGTGCAGATGATGATGTATTTCTTGCGGGCGATCAGCTCGTCGATCAGCTCTTTGAGTTCGGGGTAGAGGGTCGGCTCGCCGCCGCAGATGTTGACGATCGGGGCGCCGCAGTCGTCGACGGCCTTGAGGCATTGCTCGACGGTCATGCGGTCCTTGAGCTTGCCGGTGTAGCGTTCGGTCGAGCAGCCGATGCAGGCGAGGTTGCAGGTATAAAGCGGTTCGAGCATCAGGACGGTCGGGTAGCGGTCGATCCCGGCGCGTTCCATGCGGTTGCGGTGCTTGGCCTGGGCCAGGGTGAATCCGAAGGGGTATCGCATGAGCCCGCTCGCCTCCTTGCTCGTCTCGTGGGAGTGGCCGGGCCGTGCCGGGGACACGGGAGGCCGGCGCTGTCCTTTAGGGTGCTTTGGTTGGGGTCGATCGGTCGAGGGTCGAGGATCAAGGGCGGCCGAGAGTCGATGGAGTGCCCCCACCTCGGAGTGTAACCCCGGCATCATTTCGCATTAGGCTCGGCAACGCAAGGCCAGCACGTGGTGATTTTTGGGTCGGATCGGCTGGCGAGTGAGCGATCAACGAAGCAGGCCCATGTTGAGGAACGAGGCGAGCATGATCAGGCCGAGCAAGGCGAGGATCAGGGCCAGGGTGGTTCCCATGCCCGAGCCGGGCAGCGTCAGGTCGCCTCGGGTGAGGGCTCGGTGGTAGCGTCGGTAGCGGAAGGTCGAGCCGATGAGAACGCCGATGCCCAGGGCGATCAGGGTGGTTCCCATCCAGAGCGAGGCGCGAGAGCCGTCGGGGTCGGGAGTGACTTCCCCCATCGCAGCCATCTCGCGGAGGAACCAGCCGAAGCGGGCCACCACGAAGCCAAACCCCATTAGCGCCAGGCCGGTCCTCGTCCACGAGAGCAAGGTCCGCTCGGCGGCCAGGAGCACGCGAGGGTCGACGTCTGAAGGGGGCTTCCGGGGGATGGGTTCCTCCATCGCGGGCGAGTCCTTGCGGGGTTGATCCGGGCTGAGAGGCGATGCGGAACTGTGGAACCGAATTATCGGGAGCGAGCCGAGCAGGGGTCAACCCTGAGCGGATCGAGCCGGTCTCAAGCCCTGGTGCGCTGGCCGAACCTCGGCCCGGTGCGCCTGCGAGGAGTGATGAATCTTCTGGGAGCGTCATGAGTTGCGGCGATTCTGACGGTTCGTTTCGGGAATCGCCCCGGCGACCGCCTGGGTTCGTTTCGCGCGGGAGCGTTGGTCGTTGGCCACGGAGGGAACTCGGAGGAGCGGAGGTCCATCGGGAGGGGGTGGAGCCACGCCCTGCGCGGCTCGGTGCGCCGGGGAATCGGGGCCTGGTGCGCTTAACAAGGACGGCATGGAATGGCTGATTTTCGTTTCGGCAAAAGGAGTTGCGTCAACGGTGTCCGGTTCGTTTCGGGAATCGGGCGCCGGGGCGATGGGTTCGTTTCGCGCGGGACGGTTCGGGCGAAATGGGTTTGTTTCGCGCCGAGCAGCGGGGGGCGATGGAGTTGGCGGCGCGCTCGCGGGCCGATCCTGCCAGGGGCGAGACGAGCCCAGGTCGTTCAGTGTAATTGCGTGCGTGCCGGTGTGCATGGAATTGTTCGGGGTGAGGTGATCGGTCGGGAGACTCGGAAGGGGCAGTTTCCACGCCAATATGATCGAAAAAATCGGGAGGGGCAGTCACTGAATCCGGGCAGTGGGACGAGAAGTGGCACCGAGGGGCATGGGGACGGACGTGCAGGCGCCTGGGTGCATCACGCAATGACGCGTGCTAGAATCGGCGAGGCAACGGGGGGAGAACGCCGAGGTCCACGAGCGGGAAACGTGATGGAAACCGAGCGAGCGCAGGCGTTGGCCGAGTTTGTCGGATGGGCCGGCACTCATCTTTCCGGGGATGAGAAGGGGGAGGCGCATTCGTTCCTCGACCGGATGTTCCGCGCCTTCGGTCACGCGGGGGTGCAGGAGGCCGGGGCGACGTTCGAGGCGCGCATTCCGAAGGCCGAGGGCCGGGGCAAGAAGTTCGCCGACCTGCTCTGGGAAGGGCGGGTCCTGATCGAGATGAAGAAGCGGGGGGAGGACCTGCGCAAGCACTTCCGCCAGGCGCTCGATTACTGGACCTGGATCACGCCGAAGCCGCCGTATGTCATCCTCTGCAACTTCGATGAGTTCTGGGTGTATGACTTCATCAACCAGATGGACAGCCCGATCGACACGGTCCGGCTGCCCGACCTGCCCGAGCGCTGGGGGCCGCTGGCGTTCCTGTTCCCGGAGCCCGAGAAGCCGACGTTCGGCAACGACCATATCGCCGTCACCCGCGCGGCGGCCGACCATCTGGTGAAGTGCTTCAACAAGCTCGTCGATCCGAAGCGGGCGTTCGGCCCGGTGCCGAGGGAGAAGGCCCAGCGGTTCATGCTGCAAACCCTGGTCGCGCTGTTCGCCGAGGACATCGGCTTGTTGC comes from the Tautonia marina genome and includes:
- a CDS encoding DUF6065 family protein, producing MRTMNPNSMPPADAPDDGSDRPPRSRSATDVGAPFVVTADASNVGPVIVDFPRARGVSAPSTTPPPPSSPPTIDALPPFELRALRITDAGWGAGWELRPAPPRRSWMDGHPHAYHCLPLVVANQWGWQIHCPVDVRIVWDGSPELAGLVVEVDPEYQVTVKSQFGQGIVTFSPPWMFRTPPGWDLWAKGPVNAWKANCVPLEGIIETWWLPYTFTFNWKLVEPGEVTFAKGEAIGQILPVPHQTFAEARAIEEPLSVEPELMAQMASWRDERQRRAGQRHQNHLMYRKAQDVDGHLVRVPVPSVGPRPRPTASDSPDDPQAGR
- the hpnH gene encoding adenosyl-hopene transferase HpnH translates to MRYPFGFTLAQAKHRNRMERAGIDRYPTVLMLEPLYTCNLACIGCSTERYTGKLKDRMTVEQCLKAVDDCGAPIVNICGGEPTLYPELKELIDELIARKKYIIICTNALRLHDKFYGIIPPSDHLFLMIHLDGMRETHDYITKRAGVFDTAIEAIRKGKDLGYTLYLNTTVYKQTDVAEVEELCKLVDELKAKGILISPGYEYESVDADVFLTKEQIHEKFKAIRAFSKKYKVSATPAFLEFAAGLRELPCAPWSTVNYTPKGWKAPCYLIEGEGYYDDWNEFWQTTDWAYWESRQDRRCQNCKMHSGFEHSAVTEAMKTIKGTVQLAAWSLGG
- the asnB gene encoding asparagine synthase (glutamine-hydrolyzing) codes for the protein MCGICGAAWTTSGAGPTDAQLGAMIARLEHRGPDDLGLFRDAHAALGFRRLSILDLPGGHQPMSNEDGTIHVAFNGEIYNFPELRNRLEARGHTLRSAGDTEVISHLYEDEGPGFPRLLRGMFAIAVWDAPRKRLVLTRDRLGQKPLVYRVAPDRILFASELKALLTLPESDLPRRIDPLSLDRYLTYGYIPHPRTILQDVHKLPPAHTLVWHDGHVELHRYWEPDWNLEINRPVEQDAEYLRATLSDAVREQMAADVPLGAFLSGGIDSTIIVGLMQRHATHRVKTFSIGFDDPAFDETSYARMAAEFLGTEHHAFVVKPEAWETLPGLAWHFDEPFADSSALPTWHVARMTREHVTVALTGDAGDELFGGYDRYRGIALAEAVAKVPGGIGRWLGGPVARSLPASSRAKTKLRAAKRWLEAVGLSPTARYLRWMTSFDEETRAGLYADPFLEELTQAADREPDEADPALVLDRALNVASDRDPVTQAMVADLLTYLPGDLLTKVDIASMAHGLECRGPFLDHRVVELALALPLDRKLRLSKGRSKVILKRAFADFIPPPIRTRSKMGFGVPIDRWFRGDLRDELRAVLLDPVSLGRDLFRPEAIERMIAEHADGRRDHAYRLWALLMLELWFRHHLDPSPGHPNGPLAFPSKMQNSTDTNPPIA
- a CDS encoding YidH family protein produces the protein MEEPIPRKPPSDVDPRVLLAAERTLLSWTRTGLALMGFGFVVARFGWFLREMAAMGEVTPDPDGSRASLWMGTTLIALGIGVLIGSTFRYRRYHRALTRGDLTLPGSGMGTTLALILALLGLIMLASFLNMGLLR
- a CDS encoding DUF4058 family protein, which encodes MPGPFPGMDPYLEEKALWPGVHQAFMTFVWGTLNELLPERYVANLNERLYIDEPNRSIIPDAAVYERSSPGGRGWGNPGASASAGVAVLDEPWVLETPLEPIREGFVEILPAREPDRVVTVIELLSPSNKALGTTGREAYLAKQDEVLKSPAHLIEIDLLRSGEHTVAAPRDALARRGIYDYLVSLNRATRRIRFEVWARTIRDRLPRIAVPLLDDDPDLVLDLQPLLDRCYDLGAYARRIDYGNDPVPPLTRADAEWVDLLLRERGLRK
- a CDS encoding lactate racemase domain-containing protein — protein: MPSAVAIPWGDEPPLELKLPDSWPEPEVIQPVLGGSIADYQAALTTALDAPMGGMDPIEALVGPGSTVAIVVDDPSRWTPVREALPIVLDRLRASGVSESDISISAGVGRHHAVDAEAMRRRVGDEVAASYPCFSPPVDDLAQYEDLGTTADGIPVRVFRPVAQADLRILIGSVLPHLQAGFGGGYKLIFPGTSHRSTLGAIHRVGLGGDAGALLGSIAEANPMRRAIRRAASLLGPCVSISHILGPPGQVFRVASGHPDAVQDHLAAEAARRYRSPAAEPADVVIAGNAPWPGDPMQSFKVLLNHRSACRSGGALVGLFWTDPTEIDRSFPMPVMRAIAATGAPGGVVMRRGLAMADRVTAASGSAASFMVRWARELVVDRDVLVYAPPLRDRIGPRLGPIRLFSDPDELRHRLARLMPSSGSAAPRVRIFPSGGLTYCPSASVKGP
- the rtcA gene encoding RNA 3'-terminal phosphate cyclase, producing the protein MEWTPTPTGDDDAAIGPARRWRSHAGHGPSFGPHRLTANRWSGPAPAPLPRFAPMDDDDGLPPSPGPACSFPIRSSSNRLVELDGADGEGGGQILRTALTLAMLTGRPFRISRIRANRDRPGLRPQHRSAVMAAAKLSGATVQGATVGSHALTFRPRPFEPTDLDIDIGTAGSTCLVLQTLALPIALRADRGVRVSLTGGTFNLKAPSFPFLDRTWRAYLKQMGLDLALAMPEAGFYPQGGGRLDAWIEPGTPRPLIADRRGALVRISGVAGACKLDARRVADRMRDRAVALLNEAGLDTEIAIDLAHWSGPAPGAAIALVAEHDSETPPSTFVGLGARGKPAEEVAAEAVAELLDHLHAPGQGAVDFHSADQLLLPLALAEGRSLYTVSRVTEHLRTNIRTIAAFLDRRILLEEPDDGDGPGRVIVG